The Saccharopolyspora gloriosae genome has a segment encoding these proteins:
- a CDS encoding HPr family phosphocarrier protein, producing the protein MPERRVTVASKVGLHARPAALVAKAAAAQTVQITIRKSDTEPVQAGSILGLMTLGAGHGDEVVLAAEGDGADAALDQLAELVGSDLDG; encoded by the coding sequence ATGCCCGAGCGACGGGTCACCGTGGCCAGCAAGGTCGGCCTGCACGCGCGTCCCGCGGCGCTGGTCGCCAAGGCCGCCGCCGCGCAGACCGTGCAGATCACCATCCGCAAGTCCGACACCGAACCGGTGCAGGCAGGCAGCATCCTGGGCCTGATGACGCTGGGCGCCGGTCACGGCGACGAGGTCGTGCTCGCCGCCGAAGGCGACGGTGCGGACGCGGCGCTGGATCAGCTCGCGGAACTCGTCGGCTCGGACCTCGACGGCTGA
- a CDS encoding PTS transporter subunit EIIC: MTVGSASGGANKGFALLQRLGRSLMLPIAVLPAAALLQRLGQEDLLGSVGGLQTVAGIIGAAGGALFDNLPLLFAIGVAIGFARKADGTTALAAAVGYLVLSGVMWEITGQEEGTTFNKGPYGVLGGIIAGLVAAWLWQRYHRIKLPDYLGFFGGRRFVPIVTAVAMLVIGTVLGLLFPLFDAALTGFSDLVTANAVLGGGLYGVINRLLLPFGLHHIPNNVVWFLFGDYHGEKGDIARFFEGDPTAGTFQTGFFPIFMFALPAAALAIWRSAPPAQRKVVGGVMLSVGLTSFLTGITEPLEFSFIFVAWPLLLIHAVLTGTSHALVNFLDIHSGFGFSAGAIDYVLNFGISQKSLWLIPIGLVYAVIYYFLFRFVITKWNLRTPGREEDGEGSALLDEGQGGGDSRESSSTAKATMSQDTPPESGGTESPAEGTTTEDDGKDSGKA, from the coding sequence ATGACCGTCGGCTCAGCGAGCGGCGGCGCGAACAAGGGCTTCGCGCTGCTGCAACGGCTCGGCCGGAGCCTCATGCTGCCCATCGCGGTGCTCCCGGCCGCCGCGCTGTTGCAGCGGCTCGGCCAAGAGGACCTGCTGGGCAGTGTCGGGGGTCTGCAGACCGTCGCCGGCATCATCGGCGCCGCCGGCGGTGCCCTGTTCGACAACCTGCCGCTGTTGTTCGCCATCGGTGTCGCGATCGGCTTCGCGCGCAAGGCCGACGGAACGACCGCGCTCGCGGCCGCCGTCGGCTACCTGGTGCTGTCCGGAGTGATGTGGGAGATCACCGGGCAGGAGGAGGGGACCACCTTCAACAAGGGTCCCTACGGCGTGCTCGGCGGCATCATCGCCGGTCTCGTCGCGGCCTGGCTGTGGCAGCGCTACCACCGGATCAAACTTCCCGACTACCTCGGCTTCTTCGGCGGCCGCCGCTTCGTGCCGATCGTCACCGCGGTGGCGATGCTGGTGATCGGCACCGTGCTGGGTCTGCTGTTCCCGCTGTTCGACGCGGCGCTGACCGGGTTCAGCGACCTGGTCACGGCCAACGCGGTGCTCGGTGGCGGCCTCTACGGCGTGATCAACCGGCTGCTGCTGCCGTTCGGCCTGCACCACATCCCGAACAACGTGGTGTGGTTCCTGTTCGGCGACTACCACGGCGAAAAGGGCGACATCGCCCGGTTCTTCGAGGGCGACCCCACCGCGGGCACCTTCCAGACCGGCTTCTTCCCGATCTTCATGTTCGCGCTGCCCGCCGCCGCACTGGCGATCTGGCGCAGCGCGCCGCCCGCGCAGCGCAAGGTCGTCGGCGGCGTGATGCTCTCGGTCGGCCTCACCTCGTTCCTCACCGGCATCACCGAGCCGCTGGAATTCTCGTTCATCTTCGTGGCCTGGCCGCTGCTGCTGATCCACGCGGTGCTCACCGGCACCTCGCACGCGCTGGTGAACTTCCTGGACATCCACTCCGGGTTCGGGTTCTCCGCGGGCGCCATCGACTACGTGCTCAACTTCGGCATCTCGCAGAAATCGCTGTGGCTGATCCCGATCGGGCTGGTCTACGCGGTCATCTACTACTTCTTGTTCCGGTTCGTGATCACGAAGTGGAACCTGCGCACGCCCGGCCGGGAAGAGGACGGGGAAGGATCCGCGCTGCTCGACGAAGGCCAGGGCGGCGGTGATTCACGGGAATCGTCCAGTACCGCGAAGGCGACGATGTCCCAGGACACTCCGCCCGAATCGGGCGGGACCGAGTCGCCGGCCGAAGGCACGACGACCGAAGACGACGGCAAGGACTCCGGCAAGGCCTGA
- a CDS encoding trypsin-like serine protease, with protein MTKASTRRFRDGRAVLLGVLGAVTLAAAPAVSAAAAPDFDTMVVGGHDATEPYSFMVSLQQEGQHFCGGSLIRPDWVVTAAHCAAGQEPAALTTRIGSEDRTTGGEEAGVAEIVVHPGYQPAAPGDDVALLRLDRPVEQQPISVAPDSGAAGDPTRIIGWGVTCDDGQQCPELPTRLQELDTELVADDLCADFDGATELCTDSPTENAQGCNGDSGGPQLKGERGRWELIGATSRDGDKDPNCGTGTGIWTDLTAYTDWIDQTTA; from the coding sequence ATGACCAAGGCTTCCACCCGTCGATTCCGCGATGGACGAGCAGTGCTGCTGGGGGTGCTGGGAGCGGTGACGCTCGCGGCGGCACCGGCGGTCTCGGCGGCTGCAGCGCCGGACTTCGACACGATGGTCGTCGGCGGTCACGACGCCACCGAGCCGTACTCGTTCATGGTGTCGCTGCAGCAGGAAGGTCAGCACTTCTGCGGCGGATCGCTGATCAGGCCGGACTGGGTGGTGACCGCCGCGCACTGCGCGGCAGGCCAGGAGCCCGCGGCGCTCACCACGCGGATCGGCAGCGAGGACCGGACCACCGGCGGGGAAGAAGCGGGTGTCGCCGAAATCGTCGTGCACCCCGGCTACCAGCCGGCGGCCCCCGGTGACGACGTGGCGCTGCTGCGGCTGGACCGGCCCGTCGAGCAGCAGCCGATCTCGGTGGCGCCGGACTCGGGTGCGGCCGGTGATCCGACCAGGATCATCGGTTGGGGCGTCACGTGCGACGACGGGCAGCAGTGCCCCGAGTTGCCGACCCGGCTGCAGGAATTGGACACCGAGCTCGTCGCCGACGACCTGTGCGCCGACTTCGACGGAGCCACCGAACTGTGCACCGACAGCCCCACCGAGAACGCCCAGGGCTGCAACGGTGATTCCGGTGGCCCGCAGCTCAAGGGCGAGCGGGGACGCTGGGAACTGATCGGGGCGACCAGCCGCGACGGCGACAAGGACCCGAACTGCGGTACCGGCACCGGGATCTGGACCGACCTCACCGCCTACACGGACTGGATCGACCAGACCACGGCGTGA
- a CDS encoding shikimate dehydrogenase, whose amino-acid sequence MARSDSADRKAAVVGSPIGHSLSPVLHDAAYRELGLTGWTYQRFDRDADGLAELIGELGPEWAGLSVTMPGKRAALGLAKEVTDRAAAVGVANTLTRLASGEWSADCTDVDGVTGALRAAGGFTGGSRALLLGAGGTAAAAMAAFAELGLTEVTLAVREPARARDVVLTAEHVGLRVSVQRLDSIDLDAAVSEVDVLVSTLPAGAADPHVSALARAACVLDVIYHPWPTPLATAVEAARGRLATGLDMLLHQAFGQVELFTGRPAPRAAMRDALSAATGGELALPL is encoded by the coding sequence GTGGCGCGTTCTGATTCCGCGGACCGCAAGGCGGCGGTGGTCGGTTCTCCGATCGGCCACTCGTTGTCCCCGGTACTGCACGACGCGGCTTACCGGGAGCTCGGACTCACCGGCTGGACTTACCAGCGGTTCGACCGGGACGCCGACGGCCTCGCCGAGCTGATCGGCGAACTCGGCCCGGAGTGGGCGGGTTTGTCGGTGACGATGCCGGGCAAACGCGCCGCGCTCGGGCTCGCGAAGGAGGTCACCGATCGGGCCGCCGCGGTGGGCGTGGCGAACACGTTGACCCGGCTGGCATCGGGGGAGTGGTCCGCGGACTGCACCGACGTGGACGGGGTGACGGGCGCGTTGCGCGCCGCCGGTGGATTCACCGGTGGCAGCCGGGCATTGCTGCTCGGTGCGGGCGGTACGGCCGCCGCGGCGATGGCGGCGTTCGCGGAGCTCGGGTTGACCGAGGTGACGCTCGCGGTCCGCGAGCCCGCGCGGGCGCGCGACGTGGTGCTGACCGCGGAGCACGTGGGCCTGCGGGTGTCGGTGCAGCGGCTCGACTCGATCGACCTGGACGCCGCGGTGTCCGAAGTGGACGTGCTGGTGTCGACGTTGCCCGCCGGTGCGGCGGATCCGCACGTGTCGGCGCTGGCGCGCGCGGCGTGCGTGCTCGACGTGATCTACCACCCGTGGCCGACGCCGCTGGCGACGGCGGTCGAGGCGGCGCGCGGCAGGCTCGCGACCGGGCTGGACATGTTGCTGCACCAGGCCTTCGGCCAGGTCGAGCTGTTCACCGGCCGTCCCGCTCCGCGCGCCGCGATGCGGGACGCGTTGTCGGCGGCGACCGGTGGTGAGCTGGCTCTGCCGCTCTGA
- a CDS encoding PTS glucose transporter subunit IIA: protein MSIEVRSPVTGLAASLTDVPDPVFSQAMVGPGVAVKPASGPADAVAPIAGTVATLHPHAFVVASAGGTAVLVHLGIDTVQLKGEGFTLHVSKGDTVEAGQAIVSWDPTAVEGHGYSSVCPVVALDLTPDSLGDLREDGQVSAGEPLFTVEGG, encoded by the coding sequence GTGAGCATCGAGGTCCGCAGCCCCGTGACCGGCCTGGCCGCGTCGCTGACCGACGTGCCCGACCCGGTGTTCTCGCAGGCCATGGTCGGTCCTGGAGTGGCGGTGAAGCCCGCGTCCGGCCCTGCCGACGCGGTCGCGCCGATCGCCGGGACCGTCGCCACGCTGCACCCGCACGCGTTCGTCGTCGCCTCCGCGGGCGGCACCGCGGTCCTGGTGCACCTGGGCATCGACACGGTGCAGCTCAAGGGCGAGGGGTTCACCTTGCACGTCTCCAAGGGCGACACCGTCGAGGCGGGCCAGGCGATCGTGTCCTGGGATCCGACCGCGGTGGAGGGGCACGGCTACTCCTCGGTGTGCCCGGTGGTCGCGCTGGACCTCACGCCCGATTCCCTCGGTGACCTGCGGGAGGACGGCCAGGTTTCG
- a CDS encoding GntR family transcriptional regulator: protein MAKRSTADTLLDGPTPKHAQLREILREIATRELPPGSAMPSERDLTLCYGVSRLTVREAIGQLVAEGLLVRVRGKGTFTGRPRVDVRLHLASFTEDMRQRGLHPETTVLGHAELPPPPDTAEALGLTPGEPAYWLTRLRKADGAPLAVERGWFHPAAAPGLLGHDLSESLYSLLHRHYGVRLEHATQTVLAETADAETARLLEVDPGSPLLVFRRISTARDVPVEDMRSWYRGDAYQVTMPLRTEAGESGRPSEEVAP, encoded by the coding sequence GTGGCCAAGCGCAGCACAGCGGACACGCTGCTCGACGGACCCACGCCGAAACACGCCCAGCTTCGGGAGATCCTCCGCGAGATCGCCACCAGGGAATTGCCGCCCGGCTCCGCGATGCCCTCCGAACGAGATCTCACGCTGTGCTACGGCGTGTCCCGGCTGACCGTGCGCGAAGCCATCGGACAGCTCGTCGCCGAAGGCCTGCTCGTGCGAGTCCGCGGCAAGGGCACCTTCACCGGCCGCCCCCGCGTCGACGTCCGGCTGCACCTGGCCTCCTTCACCGAGGACATGCGCCAACGCGGCCTGCACCCGGAGACGACGGTGCTCGGCCACGCCGAACTGCCCCCGCCACCGGACACCGCCGAGGCGCTGGGGCTCACGCCGGGCGAACCGGCGTACTGGCTGACCCGGCTGCGCAAGGCCGACGGCGCACCGCTCGCGGTGGAGCGCGGCTGGTTCCACCCGGCCGCGGCACCCGGACTGCTCGGCCACGACCTCAGCGAATCGCTGTACTCGCTGCTGCACCGGCATTACGGTGTCCGGCTCGAGCACGCGACGCAGACCGTCCTGGCCGAAACCGCGGACGCCGAGACCGCCCGCCTGCTAGAAGTCGATCCGGGCAGCCCGCTGCTGGTGTTCCGCCGGATCTCCACCGCTCGCGACGTGCCCGTCGAGGACATGCGGTCCTGGTATCGGGGCGACGCGTACCAAGTGACGATGCCACTGCGAACCGAGGCCGGAGAGTCCGGCCGTCCATCCGAGGAGGTAGCCCCATGA
- the alaS gene encoding alanine--tRNA ligase, which yields MQTHEIHSRFLEHFRSTGHTVVPSASLILDDPTLLFVNAGMVQFKPYFLGDAPAPYPRATSIQKCVRTGDIDEVGKTTRHNTFFQMAGNFSFGDYFKEGAMEHAWKLLTSSVADGGYGIDPERLWVTVYEHDDESAALWRETTGIDPARIQVRGAEDNYWDMGVPGPGGPCSEIYYDRGPAYGVEGGPNVDEDRYIEIWNLVFMQDIRGEESPKKGAPLLGELPTKNIDTGMGVERVACLLQGVENVYETDLVRPVIAKAEELSGRSYGANHEDDVRFRVIADHARSGVMLVGDGVTPGNEARGYVLRRLLRRIVRSTRLLGVQEPVLGEFTKVVRDAMAPAYPELRTDFERIDSVIRNEEEAFLTTLTAGSKIFDVAVADTKKSGAAQLPGAKAFQLHDTYGFPIDLTLEMASEQGLSVDEHGFRELMGEQRRRAKEDAKARKTGHGDLSTYRTLLDQHGTTEFIGYTDLESQSRVLGLLVDGAPAKSAAAGTEVELVLDRTPFYAEGGGQIADTGTLVGPGVEVRVSDVQRSVPGLFVHRAKVVSGELGVDTMLEAGVDRDRRRAIERSHSATHLVHAAVRGAYGKRAAQAGSLNSPGRMRFDFTAPSSVSASVLGGVEEEVNAYLQNDVEVSSYTTTMDKAMELGAMALFGEKYGDQVRVVDMGDYSRELCGGTHVGRIGQLGVVKLVADSSVGSGVHRVEALVGMDAMRHISKEHLLVTQLAEQFKVPSEELPERIAGVVSRLRGAEKELQQLRVQQVLSSAGELAGRASDVHGVSLVAEQVPDGVDGGGLRALAGEIRGRLTGRPAVVALFAAEPSEGKVSFVVGLNDAARDLGLAAGKLVPSFAEEVGGRGGGKPDMAQGGGTNPAGITAAIGALRRELDKAVQG from the coding sequence GTGCAGACCCACGAGATCCACAGCCGCTTCCTGGAGCACTTCCGCAGCACCGGCCACACCGTGGTGCCCAGTGCCTCCCTGATCCTCGACGACCCGACCCTGCTGTTCGTGAACGCGGGGATGGTCCAGTTCAAGCCCTACTTCCTCGGTGACGCCCCGGCGCCGTACCCGCGCGCGACGAGCATCCAGAAATGTGTGCGCACCGGCGACATCGACGAGGTCGGCAAGACGACCCGGCACAACACGTTCTTCCAGATGGCGGGCAACTTCTCCTTCGGCGATTACTTCAAAGAAGGCGCCATGGAGCACGCCTGGAAGCTGCTGACCTCCTCGGTCGCCGACGGCGGCTACGGCATCGACCCCGAACGCCTGTGGGTCACCGTCTACGAGCACGACGACGAGTCGGCCGCGCTGTGGCGCGAGACCACCGGTATCGACCCGGCCCGCATCCAGGTGCGCGGCGCGGAGGACAACTACTGGGACATGGGCGTGCCCGGTCCCGGCGGTCCCTGCTCGGAGATCTACTACGACCGCGGCCCGGCCTACGGCGTCGAGGGCGGCCCGAACGTCGACGAGGACCGCTACATCGAGATCTGGAACCTGGTGTTCATGCAGGACATCCGGGGTGAGGAGAGCCCGAAGAAGGGCGCTCCGCTGCTCGGTGAACTGCCCACCAAGAACATCGACACCGGCATGGGCGTCGAGCGGGTGGCGTGCCTGCTGCAGGGCGTGGAGAACGTCTACGAGACCGACCTGGTGCGTCCGGTGATCGCGAAGGCAGAGGAGCTCTCCGGCCGCAGCTACGGCGCGAACCACGAGGACGACGTGCGGTTCCGCGTGATCGCCGACCACGCCCGCTCCGGCGTGATGCTCGTCGGCGACGGCGTCACCCCCGGCAACGAGGCGCGCGGCTACGTGCTGCGCCGCCTGCTGCGCCGGATCGTGCGCTCCACCCGCCTGCTCGGCGTGCAGGAGCCGGTGCTGGGCGAGTTCACCAAGGTCGTGCGGGACGCGATGGCCCCGGCCTACCCGGAGCTGCGCACCGATTTCGAGCGCATCGACTCGGTGATCCGCAACGAGGAAGAGGCGTTCCTGACGACGCTCACCGCCGGCTCGAAGATCTTCGACGTGGCCGTCGCGGACACCAAGAAGTCCGGTGCGGCCCAGCTGCCGGGCGCGAAGGCGTTCCAGCTGCACGACACCTACGGCTTCCCGATCGATCTCACCTTGGAGATGGCCTCCGAACAGGGCCTGTCGGTGGACGAGCACGGCTTCCGCGAGCTGATGGGCGAGCAGCGCCGCCGCGCCAAGGAGGACGCGAAGGCGCGCAAGACCGGCCACGGCGACCTCTCGACGTACCGGACGCTGCTCGACCAGCACGGCACCACCGAGTTCATCGGCTACACCGACCTGGAGTCGCAGAGCCGGGTGCTGGGCCTGCTCGTCGACGGCGCCCCGGCGAAGTCGGCGGCCGCGGGCACCGAGGTGGAGCTGGTGCTCGACCGCACCCCGTTCTACGCGGAGGGCGGTGGCCAGATCGCCGACACCGGCACCCTGGTCGGCCCCGGCGTCGAGGTGCGCGTCTCCGACGTGCAGCGCTCCGTTCCCGGCCTGTTCGTGCACCGCGCGAAGGTCGTGTCCGGTGAGCTGGGCGTGGACACCATGCTGGAGGCCGGTGTGGACCGCGATCGCCGTCGCGCCATCGAGCGCTCGCACTCCGCGACGCACCTGGTGCACGCGGCGGTGCGCGGTGCCTACGGCAAGCGCGCGGCGCAGGCGGGTTCGCTGAACTCGCCGGGCCGGATGCGGTTCGACTTCACCGCGCCGAGTTCGGTCTCGGCCTCCGTGCTGGGCGGCGTCGAGGAAGAGGTCAACGCCTACCTGCAGAACGACGTCGAGGTCTCGTCGTACACCACGACGATGGACAAGGCGATGGAGCTCGGCGCGATGGCGCTGTTCGGCGAGAAGTACGGCGACCAGGTCCGAGTGGTCGACATGGGCGACTACTCGCGGGAGCTGTGCGGCGGTACGCACGTGGGCCGCATCGGCCAGCTCGGCGTGGTCAAGCTCGTCGCGGACTCCTCGGTGGGCTCCGGCGTGCACCGCGTCGAAGCGCTGGTCGGGATGGACGCGATGCGCCACATCAGCAAGGAGCACCTGCTGGTCACGCAGCTCGCCGAGCAGTTCAAGGTCCCGTCCGAAGAACTGCCGGAACGCATCGCCGGTGTGGTCAGCCGCCTGCGCGGCGCGGAGAAGGAGCTGCAGCAGCTGCGCGTGCAGCAGGTGCTGTCCTCGGCGGGTGAGCTCGCCGGTCGCGCGAGCGACGTGCACGGCGTGAGTCTCGTCGCCGAGCAGGTCCCGGACGGTGTGGACGGCGGCGGGCTGCGCGCGCTGGCCGGCGAGATCCGCGGCAGGCTCACCGGCCGCCCGGCGGTCGTGGCGCTGTTCGCGGCGGAACCGTCGGAAGGCAAGGTCTCCTTCGTAGTGGGTCTTAACGACGCCGCGCGGGACCTCGGCCTGGCCGCGGGCAAGCTGGTGCCGTCGTTCGCCGAGGAGGTCGGCGGACGTGGCGGCGGCAAGCCCGACATGGCGCAGGGCGGCGGTACGAATCCGGCAGGCATCACGGCCGCGATCGGCGCGCTGCGCCGGGAACTGGACAAGGCGGTCCAGGGGTGA
- the mltG gene encoding endolytic transglycosylase MltG: MSDELGLFADDADEPSRRSRREVREQRAQLRRRKRRGSVTALAGLLVLLLVGGGVVYGAMQILQIGSYDDYQGAGNGEVVVEISSGDTVSHVAQTLSKADVVASSKAFTKAAEENKQINSIQPGFYLMKSKMSGSAAVSHILSAESKTGRIEVRGGQRLEDQLSPDGGKTPGILTKLADATCTGDENQCTTSEQMHTAAGTADLASLGVPEWAIEGASKAAPERRLEGLIMPGIYDVKPGEPAEEVLRQVVTKSAALLEAAGLPQAAESTGRTPYELLTIASLVQSEGIERDFDKISRVIYNRTTNPQMQLQFDSTINYPLDKPTLLTKSEDRQRPGPYNSYQNYGLPPTPISTASKAAVLAAEKPAEGTWVYFVKCYPDGTSCFATTMAEHDQYVTEAQQRGAF, translated from the coding sequence GTGAGCGACGAACTCGGCCTGTTCGCGGATGACGCGGATGAGCCTTCACGGCGCAGCCGCAGGGAGGTTCGCGAGCAGCGGGCCCAACTGCGCCGCCGGAAACGGCGCGGTTCGGTGACCGCCCTTGCCGGACTGCTGGTCCTGCTGCTGGTGGGCGGCGGCGTCGTGTACGGCGCCATGCAGATACTTCAGATCGGTTCCTACGACGACTACCAGGGCGCGGGCAACGGCGAGGTCGTCGTGGAGATCTCCTCCGGTGACACCGTCAGCCACGTCGCGCAGACCCTGTCCAAGGCCGATGTGGTGGCGTCCTCGAAGGCGTTCACCAAGGCTGCCGAGGAGAACAAGCAGATCAACAGCATCCAGCCGGGCTTCTACTTGATGAAGTCGAAGATGTCCGGTTCCGCCGCGGTGAGCCACATCCTGTCGGCGGAGTCGAAGACCGGCCGCATCGAGGTGCGCGGCGGACAGCGGCTGGAGGACCAGCTCAGCCCCGACGGTGGGAAAACGCCGGGCATCCTCACGAAGCTGGCCGACGCGACCTGCACGGGTGACGAGAACCAGTGCACGACCTCGGAGCAGATGCACACCGCGGCGGGCACCGCGGATCTGGCTTCGCTGGGCGTGCCGGAGTGGGCCATCGAGGGCGCGTCGAAGGCGGCACCGGAGCGGCGGCTCGAGGGCCTGATCATGCCGGGCATCTATGACGTGAAGCCGGGCGAGCCCGCCGAGGAGGTGCTGCGCCAGGTGGTGACGAAGTCCGCCGCGCTACTGGAGGCGGCGGGGCTGCCGCAGGCCGCCGAGAGCACCGGGCGCACCCCGTACGAGCTGCTGACCATCGCCTCGCTGGTGCAGAGCGAAGGCATCGAGCGGGACTTCGACAAGATCTCCCGGGTCATCTACAACCGCACCACCAATCCGCAGATGCAGCTGCAGTTCGACTCCACGATCAACTATCCGCTGGACAAGCCGACGCTGCTGACCAAGTCGGAGGACCGCCAGCGGCCGGGACCGTACAACAGCTACCAGAACTACGGCCTGCCGCCGACGCCGATCTCCACCGCGAGCAAGGCGGCGGTGTTGGCGGCGGAGAAGCCCGCCGAGGGCACCTGGGTGTACTTCGTGAAGTGCTACCCGGACGGCACTTCCTGCTTCGCCACGACGATGGCCGAACACGATCAGTACGTCACCGAGGCACAGCAACGTGGCGCGTTCTGA
- a CDS encoding DUF948 domain-containing protein gives MTPTQIAALIVAGAFVLLVVLLAIPLVKLGRTLDEATVAIRKAHENTDPLFTGANSTLTHVNTQLERVDGITANARTVTGNVSALSSLFTATLGGPLVKTAAFSYGVSKALRARRKRKEEPWGKHSRRKGGRK, from the coding sequence GTGACGCCCACGCAGATCGCCGCGCTGATCGTCGCGGGCGCGTTCGTGCTGCTGGTCGTGCTGCTGGCGATCCCGCTGGTCAAGCTCGGCCGAACGCTGGACGAGGCGACCGTCGCGATCCGCAAGGCGCACGAGAACACCGATCCGCTGTTCACCGGGGCCAACTCGACGCTGACGCACGTCAACACCCAGCTGGAACGGGTGGACGGCATCACCGCCAATGCCAGGACGGTCACCGGCAACGTCTCGGCGTTGTCGTCGCTGTTCACGGCTACACTGGGTGGCCCGTTGGTGAAGACCGCGGCCTTCTCGTACGGGGTGAGCAAGGCTCTGCGAGCTCGCCGCAAGCGCAAGGAAGAGCCGTGGGGCAAGCACTCCCGCCGCAAGGGAGGACGCAAGTGA
- a CDS encoding glucose PTS transporter subunit EIIB has product MRDPSGTANDHRAGEDRRSTKGARVAQNKAAAILAALGGKDNVVEIEPCITRLRCEVGDDSQVDEAALKSAGAHGVLRQGSVVQVVVGPEADTLAGDIEDLL; this is encoded by the coding sequence GTGCGGGACCCTTCCGGCACCGCTAACGATCACCGGGCGGGCGAAGACCGCCGGAGTACGAAGGGAGCACGGGTGGCTCAGAACAAGGCCGCCGCGATCCTGGCCGCGCTGGGCGGCAAGGACAACGTGGTGGAGATCGAACCGTGCATCACGCGCCTGCGCTGCGAGGTCGGCGACGACTCGCAGGTGGATGAGGCCGCGCTGAAGTCGGCAGGCGCGCACGGGGTGCTGCGGCAGGGATCCGTCGTGCAGGTCGTCGTCGGACCCGAGGCCGACACGTTGGCGGGAGACATCGAGGACCTGTTGTGA
- a CDS encoding D-glycerate dehydrogenase → MRARRCRVRQAVNRGVAVPRIVVTRNVPEAAVELLRGAGQVHVCERDQALDPDELREVVAGADGIVAMLGDSVDGPVADAAGPQLKVVANVAVGYDNLDVPALAERGVTVTNTPGVLTDATADLAFALLLMSTRRLGEGERLIRAAQPWFFHLGFMLGTGLQGKTLGIIGLGEIGQAVARRARAFGMRIAYTGRRRVAAEVEAELDARYLAQDELLRESDVLSLHCPLTEQTRHLIDAAALATMKPSAVLINTSRGPVVDEAALAEALRTGRIAAAGLDVFENEPAVHRELLDLENVVLIPHLGSATVETRTAMAELAARNVVGVLTGNGPVTPVEA, encoded by the coding sequence ATGCGCGCTCGGCGGTGCCGGGTGCGGCAAGCAGTCAACCGAGGAGTCGCCGTGCCGCGGATCGTGGTCACCCGCAACGTTCCCGAAGCCGCCGTGGAGTTGCTGCGCGGCGCCGGTCAGGTGCACGTGTGCGAACGGGATCAAGCGTTGGATCCGGACGAGCTGCGCGAGGTCGTGGCGGGTGCCGACGGGATCGTCGCGATGCTCGGTGACAGCGTGGACGGTCCGGTCGCCGACGCGGCGGGACCGCAGCTGAAGGTCGTGGCGAACGTGGCGGTGGGCTACGACAACCTCGATGTGCCCGCGCTGGCCGAGCGCGGCGTCACCGTGACGAACACGCCCGGTGTGCTCACCGACGCCACCGCCGACCTCGCGTTCGCGCTGCTGCTGATGTCGACCCGCAGGCTCGGTGAAGGCGAGCGGCTGATCCGCGCAGCGCAACCGTGGTTCTTCCACCTCGGGTTCATGCTGGGCACCGGCTTGCAGGGCAAGACGCTCGGCATCATCGGGCTCGGTGAGATCGGGCAGGCCGTGGCGCGGCGAGCCCGCGCGTTCGGCATGCGGATCGCCTACACGGGCCGGCGCCGGGTGGCCGCCGAAGTGGAGGCCGAACTCGACGCGCGCTACCTGGCTCAGGACGAGCTGCTGCGCGAATCGGACGTGCTGTCGCTGCACTGCCCGCTCACCGAACAGACCCGGCACCTGATCGACGCGGCGGCGCTGGCGACCATGAAGCCGTCCGCGGTGCTCATCAACACCAGCCGCGGCCCGGTCGTCGACGAGGCGGCGCTGGCCGAGGCGCTGCGCACGGGCCGGATCGCGGCGGCGGGGCTCGACGTGTTCGAGAACGAACCCGCTGTGCACCGTGAACTGCTGGATCTTGAGAACGTCGTGCTCATCCCCCACTTGGGGTCCGCGACGGTGGAGACGCGCACGGCGATGGCGGAACTCGCCGCACGCAACGTGGTCGGCGTCCTGACCGGGAACGGCCCGGTCACCCCGGTGGAGGCTTGA
- the ruvX gene encoding Holliday junction resolvase RuvX, with protein MTSGQRGVGPAADAPDPGAGRRIGVDVGAVRVGIALTDPSPMLATPLVTLQRDEDAGGDLAELVRLIAEHEVVEVVIGLPKTLAGRHGSAADSAHAYAEALATRIAPIPVRFHDERLTTVTASRMLSQRGVRGKRQRAVVDQAAAVEILQAWLDARSQTT; from the coding sequence GTGACATCAGGACAACGGGGCGTCGGCCCGGCCGCCGACGCCCCGGATCCCGGAGCGGGGCGCCGGATCGGAGTGGACGTCGGCGCGGTGCGCGTCGGCATCGCACTGACCGACCCGTCGCCGATGCTGGCGACTCCGCTGGTGACGCTCCAACGCGATGAGGACGCGGGCGGCGACCTGGCGGAGCTGGTGCGCCTGATCGCCGAGCACGAGGTGGTCGAGGTCGTGATCGGCCTGCCGAAGACGCTCGCGGGCAGGCACGGCAGCGCCGCCGATTCCGCCCACGCCTACGCCGAAGCACTGGCCACCAGGATCGCTCCGATCCCGGTGCGCTTTCACGACGAACGGTTGACCACGGTCACCGCGAGCCGCATGCTCTCCCAACGGGGGGTTCGCGGTAAGCGACAGCGCGCCGTGGTCGACCAGGCCGCCGCAGTGGAGATCTTGCAGGCATGGCTTGACGCCCGGTCGCAGACCACCTGA